The Halanaerobiaceae bacterium ANBcell28 genome contains the following window.
GGATTTCTACTAGCTTTAATAGTAGCTCCTATAGCGGAGGAGATAATTTTCAGAGGATTATTTCTAGAAGGTATAGCATCTAGGCATTCTGCTAAGAAATCTATATTTACTACAGCTTTTATGTTTTCCATTTTTCATATGAATTTACCACAATTAATACCTTCTTTTATTTTGGGTTTGTTTTTAGGGTATGTTTATATAAAAACAAAATCTCTTATCTTATGTATTTATATACACTTTGTAAATAATATTATCCCTTTTGTCGTTAGTCAAATAGACTTTGAAGGTGTATCGGAAGAAGTAGAAACCACACTTACTATTGGAGCAACGGACATATTTATATTTATATCTTTTACAATCTTATTATTTATTTCATTGCTTTATTTGAAGAACTATTTTGATAAGCTAGAAGATGATCCGATTAATAATAGTGGCGAAAGCCTTAATATATAATATTAAATAAGCTTAATTATTAAAGAGGAGCCAATTATTAAAGACACTTTTTTTTAGAAAGATATCTAAGGAATTTAGTTTCTATTATATTTATAAGGAGTGTTGAAATTGAAAGTTTTATTTATAGGAGGAACAGGGATAATTAGCCAGGCAGTTTCTAAGTTGCTTGTAGAAGAAAATATAGAATTATATCTATTTAATCGTGGAAACAATAGTGATTTAATACCAGATGGAGCAAGGCTAATTAAAGGAAACATTAGAAATAAAGAATTAAGTTATGATATATTAAAAGACTATCAATTTGATGTTGTAGTCAATTGGATAGCTTTTAATACGGAACATATTAAAACAGATATTGAGCTTTTTAAAGATAAAATTAGACAATATATATTTATTAGTTCTGCCTCTGCTTATCAAAAACCATTAAATAATTACCTAATTACTGAGTCAACACCTTTATGTAATCCCTATTGGGATTATTCTCAGGATAAAATTGCCTGTGAAGAATTGTTATTGCAAGAATATCGTAGTAATGGTTTTCCAGTAAGTATTGTTAGACCATCATATACTTATGGTAATACAATGATTCCAGCAGCTTTAAATAGTTGGGATTATCCCTGGTCTTTAATAGATAGAATGCGCAAGGGTAAGAAAATAATTGTTCATGGCGATGGTAGTTCTCTTTGGACAATGACACATAATAGTGATTTTGCTCGAGGCTTTATAGGTTTGATTTCTAATGATAAAGCAATAGGGCATGCCTTTCATATTACCTCTGATGAAGTTTTGACATGGGATCATATATATCAGACGATTGCTCGGGCTGCTGGTGTTGAAGCTAATCTGATACATATGGCATCTGATTATATAATCTCTCATTATCCTGAAAAAAAAGGTAGCTTGTTAGGAGATAAAGCTGTTAGTGCAGTTTTTGATAATTCAAAAATAAAAAGCTTTGTTCCTGATTTTAAAGCCCGGGTTTCTTTTGCAGAAGGAATTAAAAGGACTATTAATTATTTTGAAAGTAACCCTGAGATGTGTAAAATAGATAGTGATTGGAATAAAAAAATGGATATGATGATAGAAGCATATGAAGCAATTTGATGCAATAAAAAACTAAAATATTATATTCTATTATAAACTAAAATAACAAAGCCATATAATTATGGGCTTTGTTTTTTTAGTCTATTTCTTTTGTAATTCTAGTGATTTAATTATTTTTCTAACTTTAAATATCACTGATCTTCATTACTATTAAGATATTCCTGGGCAAAATTATAATAATGTTCTGCAGATTCTTCGATTTTCTCTGATTCTTCCTCAGTAAGTTCTCGCACAACTTTTCCTGGCATACCAACGACTAGACTGTTAGGTGGTATTACTTTATTCTCTGTAATTAATGCATTAGCACCTATAATAGAACCTTTTCCAATAAGAGCTCCATTAAGAATAGTAGCTCCCATACCTATCAAACAATTATCTTCTATTGTACATCCATGTAGAATAACACCATGTCCAACAGTTACATTCTTTCCAATTTTTAAGGGTTTATCAAAGTCAACATGTAATGATGAATTCTCTTGAATATTTGATTTTTCTCCAATTTCAACCTGATTTATATCACCTCGGATAACTGCATTAAACCAAATGTTAGCTCCTTTTTTAATAATTACATCACCTATAATCTGTGTACCAGCTGCAGTAAAAACATCTTCAGAAATTTGTGCTTCCTTATCTTTGTATTTATGTAACATAAGACCTACCCCCTATTTTAGATTAATTCCATAATTTTATATATTTTTAGTTGAGATTATTTATTTAATAATTCTATATAAATTTCATTTATCCTTTTTTAAAATTCTTATTGATATATCTTAGAAGATATGTTATACTTATAATGCTTAAAATTAATAGATAAAATTAAATACTTTTAAGAATACTAACGAGGATGGGTGAAAATCCCTACCGGTGGTAAAGTCCACAAGCCGTAATGGTTGATCTGGTGTAATTCCAGAACCGACAGTAAAGTCTGGAAGGGAGTTAGTGATTTAAGACATTTCACTGTAAATTTGATTTGTCTTATACATAATTATGCACTTATACCCTTCCTTTTTTTGGAAGGGTTTTTTGATATATAAATAAGAGGGAGGTATTATATATGACTAAAGATGATAAATATTATATGGAGCAAACGATAGAGATAGCGAAAAAAGGAGAAGGATATACTAGCCCTAACCCCCTGGTAGGGGCTATAGTTGTAAAGGATGGGGTAATAGTTGGAAAAGGCTATCATCAAAATTATGGTGGTCCCCATGCTGAGGTATATGCTTTAGACGAAGCAGGTGAAAAAGCAAAAGGAGGGACTATTTATGTTAGTCTGGAACCGTGTAGTCATTATGGGAAAACGCCTCCTTGTTCTTTAAAGGTAGTTAACTCTGGTGTAAAAAGGGCTGTTATTGCTATGAAAGATCCTAACCCCTTAGTTGCAGGTAGAGGAATAAAACATCTTCAAGATTCGGGAATTAAAGTAGAACTAGGACTTATGGAAAAAGAAGCAAAGGACTTAAATAAAGCATTTCTGAAATATATCAGTACAGATATCCCTTATGTCTATTTAAAGACAGCACAAACTATGGATGGGTTTTTAGCTACAAAAAGTGGTGATTCTAAATGGATTACAAATGAAAAGGCACGTATGATTGGGCATAGATTAAGACATAAGGTTGATGCTATTCTTGTAGGAATTGGAACAGTGATAAATGATAATCCTAGCTTGACCACACGATTAGTAAATACAAAAGCGAAAGATAGTATAAGAGTTATTTTAGATACTAATTTGCAGATTTCTTTAGATGCTAAAGTCCTTAATCAAGATTCTGATGCAGAAACAATAATTGTCTGTGGTGATAATGAAGAAAACTATGAAGATGAGTCTTTTAAGAAGAAATTGTCTTTGCTTGAAGATAAAGAGAAAGTAGAAGTCTTGAAGATACCTATAGATATCGAAGCTAGAATTTCTTTGCATAAATTATTAAGGATATTACATGATAAAGGTATAAGTAGTTTGCTAGTAGAGGGTGGTGGTAGAGTAAATTACTCTTTTCTACAAGCAGGCTTAGTAGATGAAGTCTATACTTTTATAGCTCCGAAAATTTTAGGAGCTAATGATGGAATCTCGGCATTTTCAGGTTCAGGTCCACTTAAAATGAATGAAGCTAAAGAATTAAAGAACATAAAATATCAGCAAATAGATGATAATATTTTGTTGATAGGCCAGTTTGAATAAAGGATATTTATTTACTTTGAAATGCTTGCTATATAGAAATTTTATAATAGATGAATTATTTGGAGGTGTGTATTTTGTTTACAGGAATTATACAGGAAGTAGGTGTATTAAAAGAAAAAATAAGAGGAGATAATAGCTATCAATTACTTATAGAAGGAAATAAGGTTTTAAAAGATATAAATAAAGGAGATAGTATAGCAGTAAATGGTGTTTGTCTCACAGTAGTAGAGTATTCCAAGGATTCTTTTACTGCAGATATAATGCCCGAAACTTTAAGGGCGACAAACCTTAAAAATTGTGAAAACGGTGATAGGGTTAATTTAGAACAGGCAGTTAGGGCTGATGGATTTCTAGGGGGTCATATTGTTAGTGGCCATGTGGATGGAATTGGGAATTTAAAAAAAATCAGAATAGAAAAGAATGCTCGTATATTAGAAATAGCTGTAGAATCGGAACTGATTAAGTACATGGTTGATAAGGGATCAGTTACTTTAAATGGCATCAGTCTAACAATCGTTAAGGTCTTTGAAGAATCTTTTACTGTCTCTTTAATACCAGAAACCTGGAATTTT
Protein-coding sequences here:
- the ribD gene encoding bifunctional diaminohydroxyphosphoribosylaminopyrimidine deaminase/5-amino-6-(5-phosphoribosylamino)uracil reductase RibD, translated to MTKDDKYYMEQTIEIAKKGEGYTSPNPLVGAIVVKDGVIVGKGYHQNYGGPHAEVYALDEAGEKAKGGTIYVSLEPCSHYGKTPPCSLKVVNSGVKRAVIAMKDPNPLVAGRGIKHLQDSGIKVELGLMEKEAKDLNKAFLKYISTDIPYVYLKTAQTMDGFLATKSGDSKWITNEKARMIGHRLRHKVDAILVGIGTVINDNPSLTTRLVNTKAKDSIRVILDTNLQISLDAKVLNQDSDAETIIVCGDNEENYEDESFKKKLSLLEDKEKVEVLKIPIDIEARISLHKLLRILHDKGISSLLVEGGGRVNYSFLQAGLVDEVYTFIAPKILGANDGISAFSGSGPLKMNEAKELKNIKYQQIDDNILLIGQFE
- the ribE gene encoding riboflavin synthase, which gives rise to MCILFTGIIQEVGVLKEKIRGDNSYQLLIEGNKVLKDINKGDSIAVNGVCLTVVEYSKDSFTADIMPETLRATNLKNCENGDRVNLEQAVRADGFLGGHIVSGHVDGIGNLKKIRIEKNARILEIAVESELIKYMVDKGSVTLNGISLTIVKVFEESFTVSLIPETWNFTNLKEVDLDGEINIETDLIGKYVFKMLNNKEIRNRKSNISKDFLRENGFV
- a CDS encoding gamma carbonic anhydrase family protein, producing MLHKYKDKEAQISEDVFTAAGTQIIGDVIIKKGANIWFNAVIRGDINQVEIGEKSNIQENSSLHVDFDKPLKIGKNVTVGHGVILHGCTIEDNCLIGMGATILNGALIGKGSIIGANALITENKVIPPNSLVVGMPGKVVRELTEEESEKIEESAEHYYNFAQEYLNSNEDQ
- a CDS encoding SDR family oxidoreductase, encoding MKVLFIGGTGIISQAVSKLLVEENIELYLFNRGNNSDLIPDGARLIKGNIRNKELSYDILKDYQFDVVVNWIAFNTEHIKTDIELFKDKIRQYIFISSASAYQKPLNNYLITESTPLCNPYWDYSQDKIACEELLLQEYRSNGFPVSIVRPSYTYGNTMIPAALNSWDYPWSLIDRMRKGKKIIVHGDGSSLWTMTHNSDFARGFIGLISNDKAIGHAFHITSDEVLTWDHIYQTIARAAGVEANLIHMASDYIISHYPEKKGSLLGDKAVSAVFDNSKIKSFVPDFKARVSFAEGIKRTINYFESNPEMCKIDSDWNKKMDMMIEAYEAI